Proteins encoded together in one Prionailurus viverrinus isolate Anna chromosome B1, UM_Priviv_1.0, whole genome shotgun sequence window:
- the BST1 gene encoding ADP-ribosyl cyclase/cyclic ADP-ribose hydrolase 2 isoform X2: MAALGRASSLLSLLPLLLVPAAGAGGARWRGEGTSPHLRSIFLGRCAEYSSLLSPELRDKNCTAIWEAFKVVLDKDPCSVFPSDYDLFISLSRHSIPRDKSLFWENNHLLVTSYAENARRFMPLCDVLYGRIGDFLSWCRQENASGLDYQSCPTSEDCENNPVDSYWKMASMQYSRDSTGVIHVMLNGSEPKGAYPVKGFFADFEIPYLQKDKITRIEIWVMHEIGRPKVESCGEGSVKILEERLEKMGFQYRCINDHLPVKLLMCVDHSTHPDCALNSAVTSTRREAPPLCAEHGASLFIPFLVVLASVIQL, from the exons ctgctggtGCCCGCTGCGGGCGCAGGGGGCGCGCGGTGGCGCGGGGAGGGCACCAGCCCGCACCTACGGAGCATCTTTCTGGGCCGCTGCGCGGAGTACAGCTCCCTGCTGAGCCCGGAGCTGCG GGACAAGAACTGCACAGCTATCTGGGAAGCCTTTAAAGTGGTTCTGGACAAGGATCCCTGTTCTGTATTTCCCTCGGACTATGACCTTTTTATTAGCCTCTCCAGACACTCCATTCCCAGGGACAAG TCCCTGTTCTGGGAAAACAACCACCTCCTCGTCACTAGCTATGCGGAGAATGCCCGTCGCTTTATGCCTCTGTGTGATGTTCTGTATGGCAGGATTGGAGATTTTCTGAGCTGGTGTCGACAGGAAAATGCCTCCG GGCTCGATTATCAGTCCTGCCCTACGTCAGAAGATTGTGAGAACAACCCTGTGGATTCTTACTGGAAAATGGCATCTATGCAG TATTCGAGGGATAGTACTGGGGTGATCCATGTCATGCTGAACGGTTCAGAGCCCAAAGGAGCCTATCCTGTTAAAGG GTTTTTTGCAGATTTTGAAATTCCCTACCTCCAAAAGGATAAAATCACACGAATTGAGATCTGGGTTATGCATGAAATCGGGAGACCAAAGGT ggAATCCTGTGGAGAAGGCAGTGtgaaaatcctggaagagagacTGGAAAAAATGGGCTTTCAGTACCGCTGTATTAATGATCACCT ACCAGTGAAGCTCTTAATGTGCGTGGACCACAGCACTCATCCTGACTGTGCCTTAAACTC AGCAGTAACCTCCACTCGAAGAGAAGCCCCACCCCTCTGTGCAGAACATGGTGCCAGcctcttcattcctttcttaGTGGTTCTGGCTTCAGTTATTCAACTGTGA
- the BST1 gene encoding ADP-ribosyl cyclase/cyclic ADP-ribose hydrolase 2 isoform X1 has product MAALGRASSLLSLLPLLLVPAAGAGGARWRGEGTSPHLRSIFLGRCAEYSSLLSPELRDKNCTAIWEAFKVVLDKDPCSVFPSDYDLFISLSRHSIPRDKSLFWENNHLLVTSYAENARRFMPLCDVLYGRIGDFLSWCRQENASGLDYQSCPTSEDCENNPVDSYWKMASMQYSRDSTGVIHVMLNGSEPKGAYPVKGFFADFEIPYLQKDKITRIEIWVMHEIGRPKVESCGEGSVKILEERLEKMGFQYRCINDHLPVKLLMCVDHSTHPDCALNSKFHWLNLQIDGVCSHLPEPACLAVRAVTSTRREAPPLCAEHGASLFIPFLVVLASVIQL; this is encoded by the exons ctgctggtGCCCGCTGCGGGCGCAGGGGGCGCGCGGTGGCGCGGGGAGGGCACCAGCCCGCACCTACGGAGCATCTTTCTGGGCCGCTGCGCGGAGTACAGCTCCCTGCTGAGCCCGGAGCTGCG GGACAAGAACTGCACAGCTATCTGGGAAGCCTTTAAAGTGGTTCTGGACAAGGATCCCTGTTCTGTATTTCCCTCGGACTATGACCTTTTTATTAGCCTCTCCAGACACTCCATTCCCAGGGACAAG TCCCTGTTCTGGGAAAACAACCACCTCCTCGTCACTAGCTATGCGGAGAATGCCCGTCGCTTTATGCCTCTGTGTGATGTTCTGTATGGCAGGATTGGAGATTTTCTGAGCTGGTGTCGACAGGAAAATGCCTCCG GGCTCGATTATCAGTCCTGCCCTACGTCAGAAGATTGTGAGAACAACCCTGTGGATTCTTACTGGAAAATGGCATCTATGCAG TATTCGAGGGATAGTACTGGGGTGATCCATGTCATGCTGAACGGTTCAGAGCCCAAAGGAGCCTATCCTGTTAAAGG GTTTTTTGCAGATTTTGAAATTCCCTACCTCCAAAAGGATAAAATCACACGAATTGAGATCTGGGTTATGCATGAAATCGGGAGACCAAAGGT ggAATCCTGTGGAGAAGGCAGTGtgaaaatcctggaagagagacTGGAAAAAATGGGCTTTCAGTACCGCTGTATTAATGATCACCT ACCAGTGAAGCTCTTAATGTGCGTGGACCACAGCACTCATCCTGACTGTGCCTTAAACTC AAAATTCCACTGGCTCAACCTACAGATTGATGGAGTATGCAGTCACCTACCAGAACCAGCCTGTCTAGCAGTCAG AGCAGTAACCTCCACTCGAAGAGAAGCCCCACCCCTCTGTGCAGAACATGGTGCCAGcctcttcattcctttcttaGTGGTTCTGGCTTCAGTTATTCAACTGTGA
- the BST1 gene encoding ADP-ribosyl cyclase/cyclic ADP-ribose hydrolase 2 isoform X3 has product MAALGRASSLLSLLPLLLVPAAGAGGARWRGEGTSPHLRSIFLGRCAEYSSLLSPELRDKNCTAIWEAFKVVLDKDPCSVFPSDYDLFISLSRHSIPRDKSLFWENNHLLVTSYAENARRFMPLCDVLYGRIGDFLSWCRQENASGLDYQSCPTSEDCENNPVDSYWKMASMQYSRDSTGVIHVMLNGSEPKGAYPVKGESCGEGSVKILEERLEKMGFQYRCINDHLPVKLLMCVDHSTHPDCALNSKFHWLNLQIDGVCSHLPEPACLAVRAVTSTRREAPPLCAEHGASLFIPFLVVLASVIQL; this is encoded by the exons ctgctggtGCCCGCTGCGGGCGCAGGGGGCGCGCGGTGGCGCGGGGAGGGCACCAGCCCGCACCTACGGAGCATCTTTCTGGGCCGCTGCGCGGAGTACAGCTCCCTGCTGAGCCCGGAGCTGCG GGACAAGAACTGCACAGCTATCTGGGAAGCCTTTAAAGTGGTTCTGGACAAGGATCCCTGTTCTGTATTTCCCTCGGACTATGACCTTTTTATTAGCCTCTCCAGACACTCCATTCCCAGGGACAAG TCCCTGTTCTGGGAAAACAACCACCTCCTCGTCACTAGCTATGCGGAGAATGCCCGTCGCTTTATGCCTCTGTGTGATGTTCTGTATGGCAGGATTGGAGATTTTCTGAGCTGGTGTCGACAGGAAAATGCCTCCG GGCTCGATTATCAGTCCTGCCCTACGTCAGAAGATTGTGAGAACAACCCTGTGGATTCTTACTGGAAAATGGCATCTATGCAG TATTCGAGGGATAGTACTGGGGTGATCCATGTCATGCTGAACGGTTCAGAGCCCAAAGGAGCCTATCCTGTTAAAGG ggAATCCTGTGGAGAAGGCAGTGtgaaaatcctggaagagagacTGGAAAAAATGGGCTTTCAGTACCGCTGTATTAATGATCACCT ACCAGTGAAGCTCTTAATGTGCGTGGACCACAGCACTCATCCTGACTGTGCCTTAAACTC AAAATTCCACTGGCTCAACCTACAGATTGATGGAGTATGCAGTCACCTACCAGAACCAGCCTGTCTAGCAGTCAG AGCAGTAACCTCCACTCGAAGAGAAGCCCCACCCCTCTGTGCAGAACATGGTGCCAGcctcttcattcctttcttaGTGGTTCTGGCTTCAGTTATTCAACTGTGA